A segment of the Pseudobacteroides sp. genome:
AACCTTTCTTCTTATATTTTCATTGCGATCTTTCTCACAAAAGCCCAGATTCGCATTGATGCCCCCTCTTATATCGTCTCCGTCCAATCTATATACAATCTTACCCGCACCAAGCAAGGAGTATTCAAGAGCCTTTGCTATGGAAGTTTTTCCTGCGGCCGAAAGTCCTGTAAACCATACTACAATACCTTTTTGCTTCAAAAGCTCGCTGCGAATCTTGCATATGTCCATTCTGCCTGATCTCCTTTTTATTTTTAAATAAAACCACTTTTAATATATCATGTAAGAACAATCATTAAAAGCCACATTTTATTTACATAATGCAAAAAATAGCAACAATAGTCATTTTATTTTTATTGTTTTAGATATATTATTGAATTGTAAACGTGGTATAACACAAACCATAATTTACTACACATTAAAAAGACTTAGGGAGGGATAAGTAAATGTTAAAGAAAACCAAGAAATTCATAGCTTTAGCAGTTTGCATCAATTTGGCCGTAAGCTCGCTGGCCGTAACCAAGGTTAACAGCTTGATTGTAGGCTATACATCTCTATATAAAGAAGCCTTTTTTGATCTTTATAAAAAAATACATGACCCCGCAAATGGTTACTTCAGCAAGGAAGGTATACCCTATTATTCTCCAGAAACTTTTATTTTGGAAAGTGTTGATTACGGCCATGAAACCACAAGCGAAACATTCAGCTATTATTTGAAATTAGAAGCAATGTACGGAAAGCTTTCAGGGGATTGGTCAGGATACAACAAGGCATGGGATGCTTTAGTAAAATACGCTATCCCATCTAAAGAAGAGCAACCAAATTCAAATAAATACAATGCTGCAAGGCCATCATACATCTTTGAAGATGGTGAAACGCCCAATTTGTACCCTATCAGTGCAATACCTGCTGCCTCCTTTGGAAAGGATCCCTTACATAACGAGCTTGCATCTACTTATGGAAACAGTATCATGTTCGGCATGCAAAATCTTCTGGATACAGA
Coding sequences within it:
- a CDS encoding adenylyl-sulfate kinase; translated protein: MDICKIRSELLKQKGIVVWFTGLSAAGKTSIAKALEYSLLGAGKIVYRLDGDDIRGGINANLGFCEKDRNENIRRKVENTPQVGSTNKRA